GACCAAACCAGTTTGTAAATAACACGGGGCgggttttggatttttcaaaaTAGGATTCGAACTTGACCCGGCCCTtttgaaacgggccggttcCTATGGGTCCCCATGGGTCCTAAGGTACGGCAGCAACGACCATGATGTCCTCTCCTGCCTCAAGTTCTTCGATTGGGTCGACTGCCAGCCCAACTTCCACCACACCCACGCCACCTTTAACGCCATCTTCAAAATCCTTTTCAAGGCCAAACTCATGTATTTCAAATCTGCTTCTTCTTTTgctcaaattcaatttaattcaaCAGAAGTTTCAAACTCAGTCgattcaaattcaattcaataaaagatTTGAAATTGGAACATAACAGAGGTCAAGGTTCAAGAACCAAAAAAAATCCCTATATCTAGAaacctaatttaattttcaatccCAATCCCTAAAACGTAATACCTTAGAACTGAAGAGGACTATGAGTCAGGATGAGAGATCAACATCTTCACAAGCCACAACAACACTCCAATAAGAGACAAAGCAACTCACTCTTGGTCTCCATCTCCACCTTCTTGTCAAACATGAAATGTCATGTGGCCAAGCCAAAGGCAGTTCTGCACCGCCTTTCGAACTCCATATACGAAATACAAAATCCTCTTCCACAGATAGAAATACCTCTCCACAAAAAACACTATGATCCTAATCccccaacccaaaaccaatCTCCCgcaaatcaaaaccaaaatcaagaCCTGCCACTTCCACTATATCAATTTCCACAAGTTTTCTGCCCCAGAACTCGAATCGCCAGCATGCAAACCAGAACCGGCACTCTGCAGCTTCTGATGATGAAATGAGAGATCGAGGAGGAGAGATTGAGGTATGAGTGAAATGAGAGGAGTCGGGAGGAGAGATCGAGAAGACTGGGATGGGGAAAAAATTTCAACTCTATTATTTCATGCTAGAAACGGGTCGGGCCGGGGACCCGAACCACCCTGCCTCGTTTTGTGTTTAGAAATTTTGGACCCGCCCCGAACCTAAATTACCCGCCCCTACCCGTGGTTCCTATACCCATTTGCCCACCCATACCAAGAAGCTTTCTATTTTGGAGTCAATTCTAAAATAAACAAATGCAACTGTATGTAAATTATGACTCTCCTTGTATTAATTATTAAAGAGAGTACAATATATACAGTTATAACAATCTCTAGTGTGAAAAGAATCATATACTAATTATAATTTGATAATTATAGAAAAGATTTTGGAGATAAAGATTATATACTAACATCGTCTCAAGTCGTTCCGATGTCTCTAATCTCTAATAAAAATGTTGttgtaataataaaaaataaaaaaagttcgCATTACCAAGATCTTGAAAGCAACCTTTCAACAAACCAAAATAAGAGGACCCAAAGGATGATGATTGCCAGCAACTTGCAACATCAAATGAATTATGAGTGCAGAGTCTAATTCCACTAGTAATTTATTAATCCATAATCTTCATGCCAATTGTAAATCCAAATAAAGTTCTCATAGCTCAGCAGTGAGAATCTCGCCTGTGCCcaaatttggcacaaaacccaaaaattcatTTACCATAAAAATCTCTTAAAACACCACTTACAAGAAATTATTATTTCCGCTCTTGCAACCATCAACATTAAGCTTAAACAAATACGAAGAAGCTTACAAATGGGGCAAATATTCGATTCTATGGGGTTATCAATCTTGTGAGTATTAAACTTCAACCATTCACAAAGATTTTGTAGCTGATAGTTTAACGACCTACAGTCTTAATTTAGATTTAcacaactttttattttgataattctCCTTTACGTTCATTTAGTTTTGTTCGTGAGGATCAACATGTGATGTTCTAGTCTAGATTTATTATTGAATAATTTTGTTTGGGTTATTAGCATTTAACCCGGTTtttcaaccaaaacaaaaacaaaacaaaaaacaaaaaagttgaTTGTGATACGAGAGAATGAGTCAAGTCAAGCACACAAAAGACCCATACTCTCACGGCCTTAGGGCCTTCACGCAGCAGGTAGGGTGTGTCGATGAAGGGATGACTCAAGCACTAAGACATGTTATATCCAAAAGGctaaatcgccaaaatggttcctgagatttgcataactcatcactttggtccctaagattccaaattgataaaagtggtccctgagattgtccaccatccatcattttggttcttccgttaaaaactccgttaagtgtcccgaaggaagtttgggcaattttcaaagcttcgtaactcaatcgtttcttaaccaaagtcgacccataatatatcaaaatgaagataggaaagtgtagaataagattatacctatttagaaTCCCAATGGTTTCCAGAGAtgaccggaaaatagcctcaaagttgactggtccgagtgaaaacttggaAAGTTGCCCGAAACTGaataaactttaaacattcataacttcttcaatactcaacgaaatcaagtgattcagaaatgaaaatcatacttctcgacgagaagaagagaatggtaccttttttcgATGCCTAACTCGCCATGTTTTGCCCGGAAAACGGCTAAAAGTGGCTGCCTtagtctcgagttagccactttcgagctgtttttcggccaaaccacgacgagttaGCCGTCGacaaaggtaccattctcttcgtctcatcaagaagtatgatttttgtttttgaataacttgatttcgttgagtattgaagaagttatgaacgtttaaagtttacccaatttccggcgagttttcaagttttcactcagaccagtcaactttgaggctatgttCCGGCCATCTcgggcaaccattgggcttcgaaataggtataatcttattctacactttcctatcgtcattttgatatattatgggtcgaatttggttaagaaatgattgagttacgaagctttgaaaatttctcaaacttcctccgggacacttaacgaagtttttaacggaatgatcaaaatgatggatggtgaacaatctcagggaccacttttatcgatttggaatctcagggaccaaagtgatgagttatgcaaatctcaaggactatTTTGACGATTTAGCCTATCTAAAatagtagtgctattcacacacatttttttaccttACACACACATTTGTTATTCTtactttcttcaattcattcgattcgcCGAACGAAAATTGAGGTGTGTTTGCAAAAAGCACCGCCCTATCTCAAACAGTTTGGGATTGGCTAACCACCCGTTGCGGGTAGGATGCGCCGACGAGGAGATGAGTCAAGCTATAAAATAAACAATGATACAAGTGTCTCCACTCTCTAGTcgatcaaaagaaaaaagcttTATATTTTGATGTGGTTGTCTTTCTGTAAGGTCCATTGGTGTCTCCGTCAAGAAAAATGAGCAAGTCCTCCTCCAAGCCTAAGCATAAAAGCAAGAGCAAGAGCAAAAGCACAACCAGCAGCAAGGGCCCTCCACTTTTCTCCGACTGCGGTCACAAAGCTAAAGGTTTCTCTCTAATTCTTCTCCAGATTTCTGTGTTTTTCGTTTCTTGCATCGCAAAAAGCCTGTTCGAGGATTCTCCTACAACTCACTTCTTTTGGGTTCCGGCAGACTTGCTTACAGCGGGATATTCCAAGGGCCAGACGTTCAGTTTCTCATCCCACATTGATGGCGGAGTGGTATGTTCTTATATTGGCACCCCCTCTAAAACGTTAGAAAGAAAGTTGAGAGTATTTTCGGGTTTGTTTTCAGAACCTTATATGTTCAACCTCCGCGAAGATTGGAGGACGATCAAGTGCAGCTGTTGTAGGATCGTACACATACAAAGAGAAGCACCTTGACAGTTGGAGGATCTTGACAGTTGATCATCAAACAGTGGTGAAAGCTAGTGGTAGAGTTCACTCAGAACCTCTCAACAAAGAGAAGCACCTTGACAGTTGGAGGATCGTGAATGGTTGATCATCAAACAGTGGTGAAAGCTAGACTCGATGGTAGTGGAGATGCTAAGACTGTCCTGCAGTACAGTATTAGACCCAAGTCGCGCTTGTCTATCTCGGGCGAGTTCAACACCAAGGCACTTGACAAGATTCCTAAAATTGGACTGGCACTTTCTCTTGCCCCTTAAACAATTTCGCAATATTCATATGCAACTGATGCAATTATTAGATAGATATTTCTACTGATATAAGTTTTTCTAGATCTTTATGATTCTATCAGTTTAGAAAGCTGTCGGTTCAACAGGTCTAGTGCTAGTGTTTCAAAGCAATCTGCATCTGTGAAAATTTAGAACCCAAAAAAGGTTTTGTATATTTCTCTATCGGTTTAAGAGCTACAAGAGATGGCTCTATATAGAGACCgaacaataaagaaaagaagACGTGCACCTTTGGCACACTTACAGTcagaaataaagaaaacaatttacAAGAAAACATGGGATAAAGCTGCAGCTATATGGGCACACTTACAGTcagaaataaagaaaacaatttacAAGAAAACATGGGATAAAGCTGCAGCTATATGGGCACACTTACAGtcagaaataaagaaaaacaatttaCAAGAAAGATGGACCAAGTGTGACGATAGTGGTAGTAGCCACTTTACCTGAAAATATGGGATAAAGTTGCAGCTAGTTTCAATACTCCacctcaagctggatcaagtGGGTTAATTGATCCAAGCTTGCTCAGTAGCCTTTGAAGATGAGTAGAGTCCAAAGCCTTTGTGAACAAGTCTGCAAGCTGATCGTGACTGCGAGTGTAAATGGGGTTGATAACTTTGGATTGAACTTGAGCACGAATGTAGTGACAATCCACTTCAATGTGTTTGGTGCGTTCGTGAAACACTGGGTTAGAAGCAATATGCATGGCAGCTTGGTTATCACAAAACAAGGACATAGGTTCATTGTCGATATAGCCAAGATCTGCTAGAAGACGCTTTAACCAGATTAATTCACACGCCGTGGCTGCCATGGCTCTATACTCCGCCTCTGCACTTGATCGTGCAATCACAGTCTGCTTTTTACTCTTCCATGTCACGAGATTTCCACCAACAAACATGCAGAACCCGGTGGTAGACTTTCGATCGAGTGCATTACCTGCCCAGTCAGCATCTGTGTATGCCATAATGTGATTTGAGCCATGGTTCTTTAAGAGCAAGCCTCTGCCAATTGACCCCTTCAAGTATCTGAGTATTCTTTTGACAATCTCCCAGTGGAGTAGAGTAGGAGAGTGCATGAATTGACTGATAAGGCTTACGGAataagcaatgtcagggcgAGTAATTGTAAGGTAGATTAACTTCCCCACCATACGTTGATAGACACTAGGATTCGACAGAAGTTCACTAGAGTCATCAAGTTGGAGTTTGCTTACAAAGGGAGTGAGAGCAGCTTTGCAATCCAACATGTGAGCTTCCTCCAATAAGTCAAGCACATATTTGCGTTGATTTAAAAACAAACCCTTGGCAGAGGTTGCCATCTCAATGCCAAGGAAGTACTTTAGGGTTCCCAAGTCCTTGATTGCAAACTGTTGATGAAGAGAGGATTTTAGAGTAGCAATCTCTTCTATGTTGTCCCCCGTTATAATgagatcatccacatatataaGAACAATTAATTTTCCATTTGAACCACTGCGAACAAACAAGGAGGAATCGTCATGACTCCTCTTGAACCCCGCAGCCTCCAGAACCGAGCTTAACTTCGAGTACCAGGCTCGGGGGGATTGTTTAAGTCTATATATGGCCTTGTGAAGCCTGCATACTTTGTTAACTTCACTTTCTTGTGGGTGTCCGGGGGGGAGCTTCATGTATACCTCCTCTTCAAGATCACCATGGagaaatgcattcttcacatccatttggaatAGAGACCAGTTATGATTAACTGCCACGGACAACAGGACTCGAACCGTGCTCATTTTAGCTACAGGAGCAAATGTCTCCTTGTAGTCAATACCATAAGTTTGAGTAAATCCTCAGGCAACTAGTCTGGCCTTGTGTCGTTCAATACTGCCGTTGGAATGGAACTTGATCTTATATATCCATCTACTCCCTACTGCCTTTTTCCCTTTTGGTAGATCAACTACACTCCATGTGTGATTGTCATTTAAGGCCTTGAGCTCTTCTTGCATAGCTTCCTTCCATACTTGACTGTGAGCAGCTTCATGGAAGTTCCTTGGTTCAACATTCGAGGATATCTGATTTACAAATGCAGCATGGGATTTTGACAGTTTGTGATATGTTAGGGCTTCTGAAATAGGATGTCTTACATTGTAGGTAATGTATTCTTGAAACCTTGGAGGAGGATGTCTGTCCCGAGTTGGATTTCTTCGAGGAGCTACATACGGTTGTGAGGTAGAGGTTGTGCTTTGTTCACTTGTAGATGTTCCCTCACCCTCAAATTGTTCCGACTCCGAGTGAGGTTCAAGAGAATCATTATGAGAATGGGATTCACGAAAATTTATTGGAGTAGGTAATGGAAAGATGTCCATAATATCCTTTCTCTGAGGCTCTTCACTGCAGTCTGTATGAAAGAAAGAAGCAAGCTCATCAAATCTTACATCTCTGGAGACTCCAACCTTACCATTCTGAGGATTGAAGTATTTGTATCCCTTTTGAGAGCTTGAGTATCCCATAAAAACACATTTGACAGCTCTAGGTTCGAGTTTATCTCGATGTGCTGCTTGAATATGAACATAGCAAGTGCACCCGAAAGTTCTGAGATGTGAGATGTCAATGTTTCTTCCCTTCATTACTTCAACAGGAGACTTTGAGTTTAAAACTCGAGTGGGTAACCTATTGATGATGTATGCTGCAGTGAGAAGTGCTTGTGACCAGAACCTTTTAGGCACATTCATTTGAAACATAAGAGACCTTGTTTTCTCCAACAAATCACGGTTCTTTCTTTCCGCTATACCATTTTGCTGTGGAGTACCAAcacaactggtttgatgcaaaaTTCCATGATCACTTAAGTAATTAGACATGTTATTGGATGTGTACTCAGTGCCATTGTCCGATTGCAGTATGCTTAActtagatgaaaattgatttatgatgagtTTATGAAAATCTTTAAAGGCATAAAAAAAACTCACTTTTGGATTTCAAGAGGTAGACCCATGTAACACGAGAGTAATCATCAATGAAGGTGACATAATATTTATATCCATCAAAAGAGCTTACACGAGAGGGACCCCAGATATCAGAGTGAACGATTTCAAACAGTTTACAGGTTCTAGACTTGGAAGAAACAAAAGGAAGCCTAGTAGCTTTCGACATTTGACAGATTTCACAAGCATGTGTAGGcttacaaaaatttggaaacagTTTGGTCATCACATGTTCTGAAGGATGAGCCAACCGAAGATGCCAAAGGTGGTAATCTTGAGAGAGACTGAGGCTTGCAAGGGGGTGCTTAAGAGACTTGGAATTCTTTGAGAGGTAATAGAGTCCATTCAGGAGATAcccttcaccaatcttcttcCGAGTGACCCGATCCTGAAATACAACACTGTGAGGAGAGAATATGGCAAGGCAATCTAGGGTGGTGTGATTTTACTTATGGACAGGAGTTGGAAAGGGAAAGAAGGTACATATAAAGCTGTTGACTCAATCTTATCACTTAACAGTTTAAGTTTCCCTTTTCCCAGAATAGGTTCTCCGTTCCCATTTGCAACAGACACCCGTGTAGACTCAGGCATATTTTGAAACTTATCCAAGCAAGAAGACTTATTTGTTATGTGGTCAGTAGCACCTGAGTCTATAATCCAACAATCATGACTAATTTCATTAAGTGCAGTTTTGAGAGCAGTGATGATACCTGAGACATTGTCATGAGTTGAAGTCTCAGCCAAAAAACCTGCAAATTTTCCGAGCATAGCAGTAGGAGTTGAAGTGGTCGCTTCCTCAATTTGAGTGTTGCCTCCTCGTCTTTGAAGAAAGTTTGCAAACTCATTTATGAGATCTATTGGATTCTCAGTGAAATTTGAGATTCCACCCGTCGAAGAACTGGATGAGTGGAGGGCCTTAGGGTTGATTCTTTTCCCTTATTTGATCATTCTTCCTTCCttatcaaattttggttttaactcCGGGTGCAAGATCCAACATTTGTCCCTTAGGTGACCTTTCATGTTGCAGTGAGTGCATTTCCAATCTGCTTTCTTACTGGCAAAAAAATTTTCACCAGTGTTTTTATGGTAGCTCGAGAAAACCCTAGCCTCAGGATTTGATTTTGACTCAATGTGCATAACTTTTCTTCGAGTTTCTTCCCTTTGAACAGCTTGACAGACACCATTAAATGAGGGCAGCTCAGGAGTCATCAACAAGTGGCTTCGAAGGTCTTCATATTCAGCTCCTAGACTTGCTAGAAGTTGAAATACTTTGTCCTCATCAGCTCTTTTAAGGAGCACAGCAGAATCGGTTGAGTGTGGACGATACATGTCAAGTTCATTCCACATGGACTTGATGCTTCCTAGATGTTGGACGAAGGATCGATCACCTTGCTTTAGCCCAGCAATATCCTTTTTGAGCTGAAAAATACGAGCTGCATTATTTTGACTGCCATACATTTCTTTAATGGATTCCCAGAGAGTGAAAGAGGACTCTGAGTAACTGAAGAGTTCAGATAACTTTGGTTCCATGGAGTTGAGTATCCAGGACATAACTAACTGGTCGCTTGCATGCCATGCACCATATGACGTGGATGATCTTTCAGGCGGTCCGATGCTTCCATTGATATACCCGAGCTTTGATCTTCCTCCTAAGGCAAGTGAAATGGCACGAGACCAAGGTAGATAGTTGAACTCGTTTAGTAGCACTGAGCATAGACGcaaatttgaattgatttcacCTTGAAAGGAGTTTGAGGAGCTTGTAGCCTCATGATTTGAGGAACTTTCTTCTGTCATTGTAGTGAATGAGGCACGACCGAAACAAGGTTTTTGAATGAATGAACAAACAGAGACAGGACCCTATggttcctgctctgataccatgtgaaAATTTAGAACCCAAAAAAGGTTTTGTATATTTCTCTATCGGTTTAAGAGCTACAAGAGATGGCTCTATATAGAGACCgaacaataaagaaaagaagACGTGCACCTTTGGCACACTTACAGTcagaaataaagaaaacaatttacAAGAAAACATGGGATAAAGCTGCAGCTATATGGGCACACTTACAGtcagaaataaagaaaaacaatttaCAAGAAAGATGGACCAAGTGTGACGATAGTGGCAGTAGCCACTTTACCTGAAAATATGGGATAAAGTTGCAGCTTGTTTCAATAGCATCTGAAATTCGAAATCATTTCAGCGACAACTGAAGGATTTTACTTATATGATCTAGTTGCACACTAGCTGGgaattcccaaaaaataaatctTGACACACTTACAAATCAACTCCTAACTAGTATTGCATGTCCCACTGATTTTATCTAATGGCTTGGAACTTCTTGTTCCCGTCTACTCAGTAGTTTATGGAGCAGCAtccactttttgttttttgctctATCCAGTTTAACCTGCGACATTGAAGTTCTCCGTCGCTTGAGAGCAGACTTGAACGCAGAGGGATGTTCAGCAAAAGCATGAAAATCTTCCGCTTTAGATCCGCGCACACCAGCTCAATAAAATCGATGTGTATGGAGAACATTTCTATTTCAGTATTACAGCCATCACATTCAGCAGTCTGCAAATGTATTAGTAACAACAGGTTGTGCGGTCTAATGGTCACTTTGGAGATTTGAACCTGGTGCACCATTTGATCAGTAGCGCTTCAACACTGGCATCCATTCGTGTCCCGATTCCTCCCCAGACCAGCATATGGGCGAAGTCTCCAAATGTCGAACCAGTCACTTCATGTACAGCCTTGAATCCGATTCTTGAATAGAACCGCACAAGCTGAACAAAAAAATTAGATGCTTCACCATTTTGCTATATGTGTTATGAGAGTATAAAACGGAAAGGGAAATATGCACAAACAGAACCTTTTACAAACCGTCAGTAAGAAATAGAGCTTCTTCACTACGTCAACtgtaaacagaaaataaaaggacgAACCTTGTGGTGGTAAATATCGGAGTCATTGATAGCCAGCAGCTCAGCCGTTCCGCAACCGCAATCGTATCCATACCGAACGGCAACAGCTCCAAGAAACAAACCGATCCCAAATATCGACTTCTCCATCCCCAGAGTCTCTCTCTTGAGTCTGATGGACTCCAAGTGAAGGATCCTCCCTTTCAGCCAGACCCTTATGAGCCCCTCGGCCTTTCCGAGCTCTTTCTTCGTCCCCAAGCTTCTGGCCGTGATTCTGAAAAAGGGTCCCACAGTTTGGAGCTGCAGGTCCAGCTTCTGGGATTTTGATGAGTCCAGTATCTCAGCCATGGTTGGCATTGTGGGTCCGGTGCCGGCCTCTCTACTTTTCTTGGTAAGGGTAGTGGGGGTGAGTAATGAAGAAACAATTCGGGTTCTGGTTCGGATTAAAACGCTTATGGTGCGGCGAAAATGAACAGTTGGATTTGGCATGGAGAGGTTGGAAGTTGAAATCATTGATACGGATGATAGTTCCATATTTTTCTGATTTAATTTTTgggattagggttttggggttttcttttacagaaatgtttgtgaagtgaTTCAGAAGTATGAAGAATTGGATTCTTTCAGTTTCATATCTCAAAGCTTGGAGACACTGGCTACCGTGATGGAGTTTGGTGTTACAGATCCTTTCTCTCATCCTTGGTGTTTAGATAAGCTACACGTGGCTACACCACCACCATCATGTGTCCTATCTTGAGCAAGTGCTTATAATCTTTTTTTGTAAAGTTATTCATATCAAGGGGAAAGAGAGGGAAAATTCACGTAAAGTGGAAACTCAACATCCTATTTACTTGAATATTAGACCATATATGGTAAAAATCTTTATAATCTTATTTCAAGGAGAGAGTTTAATGAAGTTTCTTTCATGTGGCTCTAGGGGGATGCAAAACGCCTTAAAATTGACATTTTacattttctataaaaatatTCATCTTCGTCAAAAAATGTAAATACACATCTTTAATAGGTGAGTCTTTTGATTTATGGAgggaaacttaaacaaaattctAAACTTACATCATTATCGGAGTAAGAATCCTCATTCACATCTCTTGAAAATGCAAAGATATATTTAAACTAAAAATTGGGGGAAGAATTGATACAAACTTCTATTCATGAGATTTGAACGAAAACCTAAGAGGCTTCTTTTcgtgtaagttttttttttttttttaacaaataatattatttacattaaagagagtaggctaagcctcacttagactagtaataatgtagttcaaattcgcaaTAGGCTACACTAAGAGAGTGAGAAAGTGGGCTAAGctaaaaaaaagaatgaaagtAACGTGCGAAGTTCTGTAGGAAGCCTGTGGATTTACAAATAAGGAACACAAGGAACTTTTCTTGACGGATCCATTTAGAACCCAAATCTTTACAAATTGCACATTCTGTGATTGTATTCACATAAATAGTCTGGTGGGTACCGGGCTCGAAACTTTCTCATCTCCTAAATTATCGTAATAGTTTCGAACATTTTCCCCTCTTCTTAATTAATCTACATAATAGTCTGATATTTACCAAATAAATGAAATACAGGGACATGTACAGATATACAGACAGTAACAAATAAAGTATAATCCTAGAAGTTCTGGTTGCTCCTAACGAAAAATGAATCGATAGGTATATGTTTGCCTTCTTTCTGGGACAGCTTCGgccttttgtttttcctttggcTTGTACGATGATCCTTCTCGACATTTCTGACAAGGTTTCCAGCCAAAAATATCAGGTAAAACTAACTTatcaagagaagaaaaaagggaTTACGGAGAGAGGCAGGTTGGAAACTCAACGTATAAGGTCGTtgtcaataaaattaaaaaaaattattttgatggcAAGCATAGACAAGATCTATGGACGAAACAAACTTTTTACTAGATTAAAGATGCAAACCATGTTCTCTTGTAATCAGGCGAGCGCGGATTATCAGTAACAATGTCAACCGCTTAAAATCATACTTCAACTCAAAATTGTACATTTAGAGAAGATTCGTAGCTAATGGGTATGAGCAAATAATAGCAGCAAATGAAAGTGTAACATACCTCTGACTCAGCATACATGTTGAGTCAGCGCCAGATTCTTCTTTCTGAAGCTTCTCAGCAAGATGAAAATCAAAGTGCTCTTGCCTTTCCTCAACGAAGCTAGCTGGCATTTCTATCCCACATATCGAACACTTGTAGTCATTCAACCACAAAAGTAACTCTTTCTGACTGACTGAACAACTTGCAACGTCCTCATGGTTGTTAGTTACATTATTCACTCTGTCTAGGGTACTGCCCTCAAACTGCCCAGAATGACCTGCTGCCAACAATGGTGACACTCCACCCAGAACGTTGTCCTCGTTCTGTACGTCCACACACACCGTTTCTGCATTTACACTGCTCGTAGATTCATAAACTTCTTCCTTTTCATCAAAGTTTCCCAAAGTAAACTTACTGTCGTCCAAATTTACTACGTGGTTTCCATCAAGAGAATCTCGAGAAGTTTGATGGCCATCTTCAAATAAACAAGGTTCTTCACCATGCATCATGCAGCGACCATTAGTATCCATTTCCAAGGAGCTCTGATTCCCCACATTTTTCCTTAAAACATTTCCTGATAAAATATAATCGGTCAGAGTTCTTTGTGTGGGATCAGATGGAGCACCAACCTTTTCTTCATCAAAGTGAGACACCCGCAAGCCTGACAACAGATGAAAATAGATTTAACCCTAAGCCACCTGAACTGCAAGATTGAGCTTTAATATAATTCCCCTTc
This genomic interval from Malus domestica chromosome 05, GDT2T_hap1 contains the following:
- the LOC139196121 gene encoding uncharacterized mitochondrial protein AtMg00810-like, coding for MSTVRVLLSVAVNHNWSLFQMDVKNAFLHGDLEEEVYMKLPPGHPQESEVNKVCRLHKAIYRLKQSPRAWYSKLSSVLEAAGFKRSHDDSSLFVRSGSNGKLIVLIYVDDLIITGDNIEEIATLKSSLHQQFAIKDLGTLKYFLGIEMATSAKGLFLNQRKYVLDLLEEAHMLDCKAALTPFVSKLQLDDSSELLSNPSVYQRMVGKLIYLTITRPDIAYSVSLISQFMHSPTLLHWEIVKRILRYLKGSIGRGLLLKNHGSNHIMAYTDADWAGNALDRKSTTGFCMFVGGNLVTWKSKKQTVIARSSAEAEYRAMAATACELIWLKRLLADLGYIDNEPMSLFCDNQAAMHIASNPVFHERTKHIEVDCHYIRAQVQSKVINPIYTRSHDQLADLFTKALDSTHLQRLLSKLGSINPLDPA
- the LOC139196122 gene encoding uncharacterized protein, which codes for MTEESSSNHEATSSSNSFQGEINSNLRLCSVLLNEFNYLPWSRAISLALGGRSKLGYINGSIGPPERSSTSYGAWHASDQLVMSWILNSMEPKLSELFSYSESSFTLWESIKEMYGSQNNAARIFQLKKDIAGLKQGDRSFVQHLGSIKSMWNELDMYRPHSTDSAVLLKRADEDKVFQLLASLGAEYEDLRSHLLMTPELPSFNGVCQAVQREETRRKVMHIESKSNPEARVFSSYHKNTGENFFASFLAETSTHDNVSGIITALKTALNEISHDCWIIDSGATDHITNKSSCLDKFQNMPESTRVSVANGNGEPILGKGKLKLLSDKIESTALYDRVTRKKIGEGYLLNGLYYLSKNSNCVGTPQQNGIAERKNRDLLEKTRSLMFQMNVPKRFWSQALLTAAYIINRLPTRVLNSKSPVEVMKGRNIDISHLRTFGCTCYVHIQAAHRDKLEPRAVKCVFMGYSSSQKGYKYFNPQNGKVGVSRDVRFDELASFFHTDCSEEPQRKDIMDIFPLPTPINFRESHSHNDSLEPHSESEQFEGEGTSTSEQSTTSTSQPYVAPRRNPTRDRHPPPRFQEYITYNVRHPISEALTYHKLSKSHAAFVNQISSNVEPRNFHEAAHSQVWKEAMQEELKALNDNHTWSVVDLPKGKKAVGSRWIYKIKFHSNGSIERHKARLVA
- the LOC114824825 gene encoding uncharacterized protein; its protein translation is MELSSVSMISTSNLSMPNPTVHFRRTISVLIRTRTRIVSSLLTPTTLTKKSREAGTGPTMPTMAEILDSSKSQKLDLQLQTVGPFFRITARSLGTKKELGKAEGLIRVWLKGRILHLESIRLKRETLGMEKSIFGIGLFLGAVAVRYGYDCGCGTAELLAINDSDIYHHKLVRFYSRIGFKAVHEVTGSTFGDFAHMLVWGGIGTRMDASVEALLIKWCTRFKSPK